AGCCGTCTTTCTCGAGACGCATTAGGTAAGTTATAACCGTAGAGGGAGCCAAACCTAGTTCACTAGCAATCCCCCTTGCCGAATAACTACCTTTACCTATTGTATCCAAAATATCCATCATTCGAGCCGGCATGGTTTCCTTGGTAATAGTTTTAGCCAATTCTGATTTTGCTCGTTCAAGATCTTCCTGGGATAACTTTGCGCCACGTTGGTTAATAGAGGCAAAAATTTCGTCCATTTGATGATCCACCTTCTCTTTTAAGTTGTTCGCCTGAAGGTAATGATTCTGGTCATCGAAGTCGCTTGGGGCATATAAAACAATATTTTTGAAATATAGAACAAAGAAAAATAACAGTACTATCGCCATAGGAAACGCCATGACAAAGTAAACAAAAATTGCTTGAATCTCTAATGGTAGCTTCACCAAAGCAACTGTGGCTAATGTTTCAGCTACACCTGCAAAAATGGCAATTATTGTCAATGGGTTACTTACTTTCATAACTCTCCAATTTAATTTTGATACCAAGCACATAACGCCCTGTTAAGGTGTGAGCAACGCAATACTGAAGCTCCTGCATACCACCTTAAACACAAAACGCAACGCATAGCAAAAATGCCAAGCGTTGCGAATCACTCTTAAACAGATTGTTATATCACCAAGCCTCAGGGTTCTCACAACGAGGGCAAACGTTCACTAAATTTTCATCCCAATACGACATCTCTTCATTAGCCCAAGGTAAGCCACAAACGTCACAGTCTACTTCAATTTGCCCTGACTCTTCATTCCCGCAGAATGTACATTTATAACCTGTAGGCGATTCACTATCAGGGATAATTGTTTGATTATGACACTCTTCACAATAGTACTCATTCCACTCAATAAACATTTGGTGCTTAGGTCGAGTGCCTCTGAATAATGCTTCCTTTGCTTCATGCACATCCATATGCGCTTCTGCTAAGGCGTGCTCATATTCGTCAGCCAGTACCTTAAAAGTGTCGTAACAATGCTTTCCAACTTCCTTTTCTAAGTTGAATAACGAAAACACGTCTGCAAATTCATCTAACCCTCGAACTAATCGACCAATGCACAAGCGAACTTCCTTTACCGTGAATTCAAACTGAAAGTGTTCAATGGCATTACGAATCCCTTTCATCCAGTCAATATCATCAATAAAGTCTTGATCAACAAAATGGTTACCGGTGATTGAACAAGTTTCGTGTTTGGCGATAGCCAACACATCACTTACGTTAACGGTAAATGGATTGTCGTGACCAGCCACTACAGCTTCGAAATCAAAGTCTTCTTTTTCTAACTCATAGTACGCTGCCAAAAGATCTATTTTCTTTTCTGATGCTCGTTGCTTTACTTTTTTATAGCACTTAGAAAAAACCAAGTTTTCATCAAGGCTTTGTAAATACATTTTCAAAACAAGTTCAATCGCATGGGACAAGTGCAGGATTGTAAATTTATAACCCTTGTCATCACCATTTTGAGCACTCTCTAGCTTAGCCAGTGCTTCGTTAAAACTATCTATTGCGTTCGATTTTATATCTAATTTTATTCTCATTATTGCCCCTAACCTGCTGAGTTTCCAGGTGATATAACGCCCTGTTAAGGTGTAAGCAACGCAATACCGAAGCTCCCGCATATCACCTTAACCACTAAAACCAACGCATAGTAAAAATGCCACGCGTTGCGAATCACTCTTGAACAGTTTGTTACAAGGATTTTACCACCAACATTTTATGGGCCCCTTTTTGAAACCTATACTCACTATCGACTAATTCGCACTTAATACCAAGCTTAGATAGATGATTAATAACTGTTTCTAGATGTGGCGAAAGATTATCTTTAAGAGTGACTAAGGGGTAAACTCGAACCTCTTTTGCAACACGGGTAAGCTCCTGTATTGCGTCTAAATGCTGCTGTAGATTTATTTGTTCACTGTATAAAAACAGGAAGTGAGAACAAACAGCAAGATCAAATTGACCAGACTCAAAGGGCAAAGACGGTAACGCCGCTTCTATGTATCTTTTTTCTTCTTTACCCCGCTCATAGTCAACTAAGAAAGCTTCCATCGCTGACATTCGAACTTCACCAAGTTCTTTTACAGATGCTATGGAATCCCAGATATAGTTATCTTGGTTTTCTTCCATTTGAGGCATGATTTCATCATATACCTCTGCAATTCTGGTTTTTAATTGTTCGCGTGAAAAGCTGTATGTGGGATCAATTGAAATAACAGAACCACCCCGTTTAGTGAGTACCGTATTAAATGATGCCGGACCATCACCACAGCCAAGTATTGACTTGGTAATATCTTGATCAGTAAGGCAGAACATTTTTTTATATTCTTGGAAAGATCTCCCCCACGGTACTATATTTTTCAATTCCATTCGGACTTTCTTAATCCTTGTAACGCTGAGAACAGTTGCAAAATGACGTGCCAATTATTTTGTCAATTGATTCGACTTGTTAGTTGTTGTGTTTCGTATTGACCAAGATTCTGATCTGAAATTTGCTCTCTTAAACCAAACCATTTCTCACAACTAGATAGCCATTGTTTTCCGCGAAATTCCATTTCTTGCGCTTTTTGTCTGAAGTTATCTGAATTAGTTTTGATAGCTAATTCTTCCATCATGTTTTTATTATCTTTCCAACCATCAGGATCGGATCTTCGTGAAATAATAAAATATTCAATAACACCTCTAAGCATCAGAATCATACCAATTTCACGCATTATATCGCCACGAACACTAGACATTATTCTGATAAATTCAGTTGGTATATTGTCTGAATCTAACGACAAATCAATGAGTTCAAAACCCGGGCAACAAGAAGCAACTATATATGCAAGATCGATTTTATGATCTAGAGGTAAGGCTTGATACCAACTTTCAATTCTTTCTAATGGTGAATCCATTTTTTCTCCGAAGCTTAATTAAAACAACTAACGCCCCACTCAATTGCGCACAACGCTGGTAGTGAAGCGAACAAATTACTTTAAACCACAATTGCCAGTGTTAACTGCGTCAATTGCAGTGGATTATAGTTACTCCATTCCACAACTTCTGGTTTACCAAAACCAATGAAAGGTGGAACATGCTTCTACTGATTACGAATATGCATGCGAAAAGCATTCGATGCTCATAACAATACATTCGAACCAGTAGAGGCAACTCGATTTCATCACGCATACTCAGGGACTGCCGTTCCACCGACTCTCTATAATATCTGCGAGAAACGAGTTTTCAGCACGTTCCAAATTCTAATTTACTCTTCGGAGGCTCACCATGAAAGCGTTCTCTCCATCCGATTTTCCTGTTCTAATCGGCATTGATTGGGCTGACCAAAAACATGATATTTGTGAAATTCTTCCTAACCAAACTTCACCGACTTTTTATGTCATTTCATCCAAACCTAATGCCATTCATGATTGGGCTACACAACTCAAATCGCGATTTCCAAACCAAAAAATCGCCATCGCTTGTGAGTTAAAAAAAGGGCCTCTCATTTATGCCTTAGAGCAATACGATCACATCATTTTGTTTCCCGTCAATCCAACTACCGTCTCTAACATCCGCAAAGCTTTTGCCAGTAGTGGGGCTAAAGATGACCCGACCGACGCATTCATTATTGCCGAATTACTCCAACGAAATATGGATAAATTCTCGCCTCTTGTTCCAGATCAACCTTCTATCCGAGCCATTACCCGGTTAGTCGAAGGACGGCGAAAACTCGTGCAAAATCGTGTCGATTTAACCAACCGAATCACTGCACTACTTAAAGAATACTACCCACAACCTGTTGAATGGTTTAAAGAAAAAGACACCGAAATTTTCTGTGACTTTATTACTCAGTGGCCCACACTTGAGCGAGCACAACAAGCGAGACCATCCACTTTACTTAAGTTTTTCAACGCTCATAATGCCCACTATCCAGAACGTAATCAGCGTCGAGTTGAACAGATAAAATCGGCAGTGACGCTCACTCAAGACCAAGGCATTATTGCCCCAAACACGCTCATGGTTATCATCTGTATCGAACAATTACGCCTGCTCATCAGAGCTATTACCGCCATTGATAAAGACATAAAACAACGCTATAAAGCCCAAAAAGATCGTGCTATTTTCGATAGTTTCCCTGGTGCTGGCCCTCAATTAGCCCCCAGATTACTCGTTGCATTTGGAACTAACAGACAACGATACAATAATGCCGCTGAGCTACAAAAATATGCTGGTATTGCTCCTGTGATTGAACGCAGTGGGAAAAAATCATGGACTCACTGGCGATACTGTTGCCC
This DNA window, taken from Vibrio nitrifigilis, encodes the following:
- a CDS encoding winged helix-turn-helix domain-containing protein; protein product: MKVSNPLTIIAIFAGVAETLATVALVKLPLEIQAIFVYFVMAFPMAIVLLFFFVLYFKNIVLYAPSDFDDQNHYLQANNLKEKVDHQMDEIFASINQRGAKLSQEDLERAKSELAKTITKETMPARMMDILDTIGKGSYSARGIASELGLAPSTVITYLMRLEKDGLVEKDSSNIWKLRT
- a CDS encoding methyltransferase domain-containing protein; translation: MELKNIVPWGRSFQEYKKMFCLTDQDITKSILGCGDGPASFNTVLTKRGGSVISIDPTYSFSREQLKTRIAEVYDEIMPQMEENQDNYIWDSIASVKELGEVRMSAMEAFLVDYERGKEEKRYIEAALPSLPFESGQFDLAVCSHFLFLYSEQINLQQHLDAIQELTRVAKEVRVYPLVTLKDNLSPHLETVINHLSKLGIKCELVDSEYRFQKGAHKMLVVKSL
- a CDS encoding IS110 family RNA-guided transposase, with protein sequence MKAFSPSDFPVLIGIDWADQKHDICEILPNQTSPTFYVISSKPNAIHDWATQLKSRFPNQKIAIACELKKGPLIYALEQYDHIILFPVNPTTVSNIRKAFASSGAKDDPTDAFIIAELLQRNMDKFSPLVPDQPSIRAITRLVEGRRKLVQNRVDLTNRITALLKEYYPQPVEWFKEKDTEIFCDFITQWPTLERAQQARPSTLLKFFNAHNAHYPERNQRRVEQIKSAVTLTQDQGIIAPNTLMVIICIEQLRLLIRAITAIDKDIKQRYKAQKDRAIFDSFPGAGPQLAPRLLVAFGTNRQRYNNAAELQKYAGIAPVIERSGKKSWTHWRYCCPKFLRQTFIEWAGLSVRFSFWAKAFYQQQIEKGKPHNTAIRALAFKWIRIAFRCWKTSTPYDETKYLESLKAKGSQLLTYALNG